A section of the Methanosarcina mazei S-6 genome encodes:
- a CDS encoding TolB family protein has protein sequence MDWRNKAEISDIYVYDLSTGKEIKITTSELALNPKIYGDRVVYCNMSGEMSGIYLYNLSTNNETRVSTSGMGIYTSIYGDRIVYLNELAGNDIYTYDLSTKKETRITTNGSAAIPSIYGDKIVYHDWRNGFLKYSDIYMYDLSTSTETRITSSGSALLPAIYDDRIVYYDQSNGKYDIYMYDLSTNKETKITNNETANGTHPLYGTLAMYGDRIIWLERSSVEDLQPGEDLYFNIHIYDLSTSSGVRISTSRDLINYLDIYDNRIVWSSDNRTDISNSTVDIYMCTISEEDKGSNDKRQSRMEKNKSMPGFDIVGCITCLFGVFMYRRK, from the coding sequence ATGGATTGGCGCAATAAAGCCGAGATCTCTGATATCTATGTGTACGATCTTTCTACAGGAAAGGAAATTAAGATTACTACCAGCGAATTAGCACTCAATCCCAAAATCTATGGTGATAGGGTAGTGTATTGTAATATGAGTGGTGAAATGAGTGGTATTTACCTGTATAATCTCTCCACTAATAATGAAACTCGAGTTTCTACCAGCGGAATGGGAATATACACCTCTATCTATGGAGATAGGATAGTTTATTTGAATGAACTAGCTGGAAATGATATCTACACCTATGATCTTTCTACAAAAAAGGAAACCCGAATAACTACCAATGGGTCAGCAGCAATTCCTTCCATTTACGGTGATAAAATAGTATACCACGATTGGCGCAATGGATTCCTCAAATACTCTGATATCTACATGTATGATCTCTCCACTTCCACGGAAACTCGAATCACCAGCAGTGGATCAGCATTACTTCCTGCTATCTACGATGACAGGATAGTGTATTATGACCAGAGTAATGGAAAATACGATATTTACATGTACGATCTCTCTACAAATAAAGAAACTAAAATTACCAACAATGAAACTGCAAATGGAACTCATCCCCTGTATGGTACTCTTGCCATGTATGGTGACAGGATAATATGGCTGGAGCGGTCATCAGTTGAGGATTTGCAGCCCGGTGAAGACCTGTATTTTAATATCCATATTTACGATCTCTCGACTTCCAGTGGAGTCCGGATCTCCACCAGTAGAGATCTTATTAATTATCTTGATATCTACGATAACAGGATAGTATGGAGTAGCGATAATCGGACTGACATTAGCAATTCAACAGTTGATATCTATATGTGCACCATTTCAGAAGAGGATAAGGGATCGAATGACAAACGGCAATCCCGGATGGAAAAAAATAAAAGTATGCCTGGGTTTGACATTGTTGGTTGTATTACCTGTCTCTTTGGAGTATTCATGTACAGGAGAAAATAG
- a CDS encoding PGF-pre-PGF domain-containing protein translates to MKGKTLLIVFTLVFLIGIPSTVSARDIIVGSGSGQISTIQEAVDVAEAGDVILIKPGTYVENINVSKERLTIKPETNNVFIGPKDSTVATIILSNVGTTLTGFNIRGNVIANIWASDRSSEYQINNPTHITNNIIEDGGVVVQSESSAVTISGNIISGYGIDVACCGDYNEITNNEVSNCSTGIYVYDERNVPPISGNKIRNCDVGIHVSGLSYDLENNEITNCGVGVLAGETGGANLTGNKITYCSDCGLKVTGSIESKGAYNNYFNNTVNVKFGEFEETYVWNSSRTEGTNIIGGPYMGGNYWAKPDGTGFSQTAVDANRDGIADSAYAISKKNYDYLPLTAVYNPVLPVFDFTANVTSGTAPLVVLFTASGTGGSSASWLWDFGDGINSKHAMNATHTFTDPGTYTVGLIVENSAGNSTVVKTNYIVVTDSDVVVPGVPIADFSCNVTEGYAPLAVQFNDSSQNAASRTWDFNNDGVIDSDGLAPVYVYKSPGTYFVNLTITNPNGLSYKIDTITVLDGSRDDSSSGSGGSSKRGSSGSSGGGGGSPEPAKNVKVKELCQVFITNGKEVKFDFTKKATCVVYASFDAKKTAGKTTTIAEELKGRSALVSELPEGEVYKSFNVWVGNSGYATPKNIENSEVCFKVEKSWVQEKDMDQASITLNTYRDKKWEQLPVSLSEEDDEFLYFTAETPGFSSFAITAKAADIDKGTETGSNFGSEAALADAENIEDEPESGTVQKESVNTPGFVAIYGLAGLLAVFLYRRK, encoded by the coding sequence GTGAAGGGTAAAACTCTACTTATAGTTTTTACTTTAGTATTCCTGATAGGAATACCGTCCACAGTATCGGCAAGAGATATTATAGTGGGCAGTGGAAGTGGACAAATTTCTACGATACAGGAAGCTGTAGATGTTGCAGAAGCTGGAGATGTAATTTTAATAAAACCCGGAACGTATGTTGAAAACATAAACGTTTCAAAAGAAAGGCTAACAATTAAACCAGAAACAAATAACGTGTTTATTGGGCCAAAAGACAGCACTGTGGCAACTATCATTCTAAGCAATGTTGGTACAACACTAACTGGCTTTAATATACGCGGAAATGTGATTGCAAATATTTGGGCTTCTGATAGAAGTTCTGAGTACCAAATTAACAATCCTACTCACATAACAAACAACATTATTGAAGATGGTGGTGTTGTTGTACAATCTGAAAGTTCTGCTGTTACTATATCTGGAAACATAATTTCAGGATATGGTATAGATGTAGCCTGTTGTGGGGATTACAATGAAATAACAAATAATGAAGTTTCTAATTGCTCAACAGGAATCTATGTTTACGATGAAAGAAATGTACCGCCTATTAGTGGTAACAAAATAAGAAACTGTGATGTCGGAATACATGTTTCTGGCTTATCTTATGATCTCGAAAACAACGAAATCACAAATTGTGGTGTAGGGGTATTGGCTGGGGAAACCGGTGGTGCAAATTTAACTGGAAATAAAATCACCTACTGTTCAGACTGTGGGCTTAAAGTTACCGGTTCTATAGAATCAAAAGGAGCCTATAACAATTATTTCAACAACACAGTGAATGTGAAATTTGGAGAGTTTGAAGAGACATATGTCTGGAACAGTTCACGCACTGAGGGTACAAACATAATTGGTGGCCCATATATGGGAGGCAATTACTGGGCAAAGCCGGATGGAACAGGGTTCTCTCAGACTGCTGTTGATGCAAATAGAGATGGTATTGCAGATTCAGCTTATGCAATTTCTAAAAAGAACTACGACTACCTGCCACTCACAGCCGTGTACAACCCGGTATTGCCTGTTTTCGACTTCACAGCCAACGTAACTTCCGGAACTGCACCTCTGGTTGTGTTATTTACTGCAAGTGGTACCGGAGGATCTTCAGCTTCCTGGCTCTGGGACTTTGGCGACGGCATAAATTCAAAACATGCAATGAACGCAACGCACACATTTACGGATCCTGGCACTTATACGGTCGGTCTGATTGTAGAAAATAGTGCAGGCAACAGTACAGTGGTAAAAACAAATTACATAGTCGTTACAGATTCGGATGTTGTGGTTCCTGGAGTTCCCATCGCAGACTTCAGCTGCAATGTAACTGAGGGTTATGCACCTCTTGCGGTACAGTTTAATGACTCTTCCCAGAATGCGGCATCAAGAACATGGGACTTCAATAACGACGGGGTGATTGATTCTGATGGCCTGGCCCCTGTTTACGTTTATAAATCTCCAGGTACGTATTTTGTTAACCTGACCATAACCAATCCGAACGGGCTCTCCTATAAAATTGATACGATAACCGTACTGGACGGTTCCAGAGACGATAGCAGCTCAGGCAGTGGAGGAAGCAGTAAGAGAGGCAGCAGCGGCAGCAGCGGTGGTGGAGGAGGTTCCCCGGAACCTGCAAAGAACGTTAAAGTGAAAGAACTTTGCCAGGTCTTTATCACAAACGGAAAAGAAGTTAAGTTTGACTTTACAAAGAAGGCAACATGTGTTGTTTACGCGAGCTTTGACGCAAAAAAGACTGCAGGTAAGACCACAACTATTGCCGAGGAATTAAAGGGAAGATCTGCACTTGTTTCCGAACTTCCTGAAGGAGAAGTCTATAAGTCTTTCAATGTCTGGGTAGGCAACAGCGGATATGCAACTCCAAAGAATATCGAAAACTCTGAAGTCTGCTTTAAAGTTGAAAAGTCCTGGGTACAGGAGAAAGATATGGATCAGGCTTCCATCACCCTTAACACATACAGGGATAAAAAATGGGAACAGCTGCCAGTGTCTCTATCTGAAGAGGATGATGAGTTCCTGTATTTCACCGCCGAAACTCCTGGATTTTCTTCATTTGCTATTACGGCGAAAGCAGCAGACATTGATAAGGGAACTGAAACAGGATCAAATTTTGGATCCGAGGCAGCGTTAGCTGATGCTGAGAATATAGAGGATGAACCAGAATCGGGAACTGTCCAGAAAGAAAGTGTGAACACCCCCGGATTTGTAGCTATTTATGGGTTAGCCGGTCTGCTCGCAGTGTTCCTGTATAGAAGAAAGTAA
- a CDS encoding histidinol phosphate phosphatase domain-containing protein, which translates to MIDLHTHTIFSDGELLPSELVRRAVIHGYEAIALTDHADYTNLEQLLDAAKKAKYLEEEWDIRVLSGVELTHVPPRKIAPMAKKAKELGAEIVVVHGETISEPVAQGTNAASVACEYVDILAHPGLISEEDVRTAAENNVFLEITARNGHNRTNGHVARLAVEFGATLVVNTDTHAPENLITDETALKIAMGAGLTESRAKEAFKASKKKVAEIV; encoded by the coding sequence GTGATTGACCTTCACACTCACACTATTTTCAGTGATGGGGAACTGCTCCCCAGCGAACTCGTCAGGCGGGCTGTTATTCACGGTTACGAGGCTATCGCACTTACGGACCACGCAGACTATACAAACCTTGAACAGCTTCTTGATGCTGCAAAAAAAGCAAAATACCTGGAGGAAGAATGGGATATCCGCGTCCTTTCCGGAGTTGAGCTGACGCACGTCCCTCCAAGAAAGATTGCTCCCATGGCAAAGAAGGCAAAAGAGCTGGGAGCAGAAATCGTGGTCGTGCACGGGGAAACAATTTCAGAGCCTGTAGCTCAAGGTACAAATGCGGCATCAGTCGCCTGTGAATATGTGGACATTCTGGCTCACCCGGGCCTGATCTCTGAGGAAGATGTCAGGACTGCGGCAGAAAATAATGTATTTCTTGAAATCACTGCAAGGAACGGTCACAACAGGACAAACGGGCATGTTGCAAGGCTTGCTGTCGAATTCGGGGCAACGCTTGTCGTGAATACGGATACTCATGCCCCTGAGAACCTGATAACTGACGAAACAGCTCTGAAAATTGCAATGGGGGCCGGCCTTACTGAGTCAAGGGCAAAGGAAGCTTTTAAGGCTTCGAAAAAGAAGGTAGCGGAGATAGTTTGA
- a CDS encoding 23S rRNA (uridine(2552)-2'-O)-methyltransferase, whose translation MARDRRDYYYHQAKEEGYRSRASFKLKQINEKHNVIKRGDSVVDLGAAPGGWLQVAKQLSGGKVLGVDLQRIDPIEGVETIQGDINAESTIKKIIKIVGEKGADVVLCDAAPNLSGNWSYDHARSIELATSALECAKKILKPKGNFAVKVFQGDMFNDYLDEVRNNFVRVKAYSPQASRSQSAEIYIIGKKFLTAPLRKGDKFVVDIEKLGSSGDGAVLIEGFVVFVKEVEVGEKVRIKISDVKPNFAFADVEERLESSETENREKSD comes from the coding sequence ATGGCAAGAGATAGAAGAGATTATTATTATCATCAGGCAAAAGAGGAAGGTTACCGGTCCAGGGCTTCCTTCAAGCTCAAGCAGATCAATGAGAAACATAATGTTATCAAGCGGGGGGACTCGGTTGTGGATTTAGGTGCAGCTCCGGGAGGGTGGCTTCAGGTCGCAAAACAGCTTTCCGGAGGGAAGGTCCTCGGTGTTGACCTGCAGAGGATAGACCCTATCGAAGGAGTCGAGACCATCCAGGGCGACATAAATGCAGAATCCACAATAAAGAAAATCATTAAAATCGTGGGAGAAAAAGGGGCAGATGTGGTGCTCTGTGATGCAGCCCCGAACCTGTCAGGTAACTGGTCATATGACCATGCACGGTCAATTGAGCTTGCAACTTCAGCTCTTGAATGTGCAAAGAAGATCCTGAAACCAAAAGGAAACTTTGCTGTTAAGGTCTTCCAGGGAGATATGTTCAACGATTACCTTGACGAAGTAAGAAACAATTTTGTCCGCGTCAAGGCTTACTCCCCTCAGGCGTCAAGGTCGCAGAGTGCGGAGATTTATATTATCGGAAAGAAATTCCTTACAGCTCCCCTCAGGAAAGGAGACAAATTCGTGGTGGATATCGAGAAGCTTGGCTCAAGTGGAGACGGGGCTGTACTTATTGAGGGCTTTGTGGTCTTTGTAAAGGAAGTTGAAGTCGGAGAAAAGGTACGCATAAAAATCTCGGACGTAAAACCTAACTTTGCATTTGCCGATGTAGAAGAAAGGCTTGAAAGCTCTGAAACCGAAAACCGTGAAAAATCTGACTAA
- a CDS encoding YoaK family protein, translated as MKKIQTLKNERKTRLHSFTPESVELGILLAIVGGFLDAYTFVGRGGVFANAQTGNVVLMGIEAATGEWGRAMLHAVPVLAFILGVITAEIIKKPSMRLFVQDAGKAVLILEIAVLFIIGFIPYTSPNIIVTVAISFVSAVQVSSFRKLAGSTYNTTMITGNLRSATQEVYTAVTKKDSESALQAFRFSTINLSFLAGAISGGLLTSVIGVKAVWIAVIVLICSVILFSADENENKNLLFEYKDSGIIDKKDSDTINKKDSGTINKKDSGIINKRLSE; from the coding sequence ATGAAAAAAATTCAAACATTAAAAAATGAAAGAAAAACACGTTTACATAGTTTTACCCCAGAATCTGTAGAGCTTGGAATACTCCTTGCAATTGTGGGAGGATTCCTGGACGCTTATACATTTGTGGGGAGAGGCGGTGTTTTCGCCAATGCCCAGACCGGAAACGTCGTGCTTATGGGCATAGAAGCTGCAACAGGAGAATGGGGAAGAGCAATGCTTCATGCAGTTCCTGTTCTGGCATTCATTCTCGGAGTAATAACTGCCGAGATAATTAAAAAACCTTCAATGCGCCTGTTCGTACAGGATGCCGGAAAGGCAGTTTTAATTCTTGAAATTGCAGTCCTCTTTATCATAGGTTTTATACCCTATACAAGCCCGAACATCATTGTGACTGTTGCAATCTCATTTGTCTCAGCAGTCCAGGTTTCTTCATTCCGTAAACTTGCCGGTTCCACGTATAACACAACTATGATTACCGGAAACTTAAGGTCAGCTACACAGGAAGTTTATACTGCTGTCACAAAAAAAGACAGTGAATCGGCTTTGCAAGCCTTCCGGTTCTCTACGATTAACCTCTCGTTCCTGGCAGGAGCTATCTCGGGAGGGTTACTTACATCGGTTATTGGCGTTAAAGCAGTGTGGATTGCTGTAATTGTGCTAATTTGCTCTGTAATTTTGTTCAGTGCGGACGAAAATGAGAATAAGAACCTGTTATTTGAGTATAAAGATTCAGGGATCATTGACAAAAAGGATTCCGATACTATTAACAAAAAGGATTCCGGTACTATTAACAAAAAAGATTCAGGTATTATTAATAAAAGATTAAGTGAATAA
- a CDS encoding Vms1/Ankzf1 family peptidyl-tRNA hydrolase: MTDKKASKTEVAADGKKGLGTIIGKISGKGRLETEVERLASRVDELELGLQNTKNQLEKKEALARQAVADRQEAESRLNQERVRTQTLSHELDKMRTESQNRLEFRGVENLSPSAVQAYLSKLSSFRSPSEDLLTVYLPAGTRLLAIVPEKTLELVEEETCSLLDRLNTETGMVFFYDLHSMISEAIVPPFPVSSAVWYIKDSFETAPLEENLDTSCRMLILVLHAGESFIGFAPDARVFDTEEFIKSSVKEKHSKGGFSQRRFERLREEDIAHHMDKVFEALDKVLEENSPVDFVVLNGDTPLIREAEKRLPLSPEIIEKPADIKVEKTGGEEILRTVLSSRRYLL; the protein is encoded by the coding sequence ATGACCGACAAAAAGGCTTCAAAAACAGAAGTTGCCGCAGACGGGAAAAAAGGTCTGGGCACCATTATAGGAAAAATCTCCGGAAAGGGCAGGCTGGAAACGGAGGTTGAGAGGCTTGCTTCAAGAGTAGACGAGCTCGAACTGGGCTTGCAGAATACAAAAAACCAGCTTGAAAAGAAAGAAGCACTTGCAAGACAGGCAGTTGCAGACAGACAGGAAGCTGAATCCCGCTTGAACCAGGAACGTGTAAGGACTCAGACCCTTTCGCATGAACTTGATAAAATGCGTACTGAATCACAGAACAGGCTCGAGTTCCGCGGGGTTGAAAACCTGAGCCCTTCTGCCGTTCAGGCTTACCTTTCAAAACTCAGTTCTTTCCGTTCCCCTTCTGAGGATCTATTAACTGTATATCTGCCCGCCGGAACTCGCCTTTTAGCTATAGTTCCTGAAAAAACTCTTGAGCTGGTCGAAGAAGAAACCTGCTCTCTTCTTGACAGGCTCAACACTGAGACAGGCATGGTCTTTTTTTACGACCTGCACAGCATGATCTCGGAAGCCATAGTCCCTCCTTTCCCTGTCTCCTCTGCTGTCTGGTACATCAAGGACAGCTTTGAGACCGCTCCGCTTGAGGAAAACCTGGATACCTCCTGCCGCATGCTTATACTTGTCCTGCATGCAGGCGAGTCTTTCATAGGCTTTGCTCCTGATGCCCGTGTTTTTGATACGGAGGAATTCATCAAAAGCAGCGTCAAAGAAAAACACAGCAAAGGGGGTTTCTCCCAGCGCCGTTTCGAACGCCTCAGGGAAGAAGATATTGCCCACCACATGGACAAAGTCTTTGAGGCTCTGGACAAAGTACTCGAAGAAAATTCCCCTGTAGATTTCGTTGTTTTGAACGGGGATACTCCACTTATAAGGGAAGCTGAGAAGCGCCTGCCTCTGAGCCCTGAGATTATTGAGAAGCCGGCTGATATTAAGGTTGAAAAAACGGGTGGAGAGGAGATTCTCAGAACGGTTTTGAGCTCCAGAAGGTATCTGCTATGA
- the coaBC gene encoding bifunctional phosphopantothenoylcysteine decarboxylase/phosphopantothenate--cysteine ligase CoaBC: MKKPLKESKNEKDQTNPDQQNPSRSKAEKIHPTLWIQGHRSSSLAGKTIVLGVTGSIGAIRVVELSRELIRNEAEVHAVMTEAAKHILHPDALHYATGNPVITELGGRVEHVEFCGFKGRADLLLIAPATANTIGKIAYGIDDTTVTSFATTALGSDVPVMIVPAMHESMYRHPAVTENIARLKSWGISMVGPRFEEGVAKIASNEEIVLEVERALGDRSLENLKVIITGGSTAESLDPIRVLTNRASGKTGRELALEAYRRGADVTLVHRDRLGFAGIREIFAESAAEMTEAVLSELEKGYDVLISSAAIADYTAEPSPEKIKSGGEFILKLKPTRKLIKECREKYPELVIIGFKAETGIEKEELLRRAAATLEGTELDMIAANDVGKGGMGTEENELYLLGKGKSGPRHVSGNKRKLAASILEEVSEILNSRQVL, translated from the coding sequence ATGAAAAAACCATTGAAAGAGTCTAAAAATGAGAAGGATCAAACGAATCCTGACCAGCAAAACCCTTCCCGGAGTAAAGCTGAAAAAATCCATCCTACCCTCTGGATTCAGGGGCACAGGAGTTCCTCTCTTGCCGGAAAAACCATAGTCCTTGGCGTTACAGGAAGCATAGGAGCGATCAGGGTAGTTGAACTTTCAAGGGAACTGATCCGGAACGAGGCAGAAGTCCATGCAGTCATGACAGAGGCTGCAAAGCATATCCTGCACCCTGATGCCCTGCATTATGCCACGGGAAACCCTGTAATTACCGAACTGGGCGGCAGGGTTGAGCATGTGGAGTTCTGCGGGTTCAAGGGCAGGGCAGACCTTCTTTTAATAGCGCCGGCAACCGCGAATACCATAGGGAAAATCGCATACGGCATAGATGATACCACAGTCACCTCTTTTGCGACAACGGCTCTCGGTTCAGATGTCCCTGTCATGATTGTCCCTGCAATGCACGAGTCCATGTACAGGCACCCTGCCGTAACTGAAAATATAGCGAGGCTGAAGAGCTGGGGGATCTCCATGGTGGGCCCCAGGTTCGAGGAAGGCGTTGCAAAAATCGCTTCAAACGAAGAAATAGTCCTCGAGGTAGAAAGGGCTCTTGGTGACCGTAGCCTGGAAAACCTGAAGGTAATTATTACAGGCGGCTCAACTGCAGAAAGCCTTGACCCGATAAGGGTCCTTACAAACAGGGCTTCGGGAAAGACCGGCAGGGAGCTCGCCCTTGAAGCTTACCGCAGAGGCGCTGATGTAACCCTTGTGCATAGGGACAGGCTGGGGTTTGCTGGCATCAGGGAGATTTTTGCAGAAAGTGCTGCTGAAATGACAGAAGCTGTGCTTTCGGAACTGGAAAAAGGGTATGATGTCCTGATAAGTTCTGCAGCGATTGCAGACTACACAGCAGAACCTTCTCCTGAGAAAATCAAATCCGGAGGGGAGTTTATTCTGAAGCTGAAGCCCACCCGGAAATTGATAAAGGAATGCAGGGAAAAATATCCCGAACTCGTGATAATAGGTTTTAAAGCCGAAACAGGCATCGAAAAAGAAGAGCTTCTAAGAAGGGCAGCTGCAACCCTTGAAGGGACAGAACTCGACATGATCGCAGCAAACGATGTAGGAAAAGGCGGAATGGGTACTGAAGAAAATGAACTTTACCTGCTTGGGAAGGGAAAATCCGGGCCCAGGCACGTAAGTGG